The following coding sequences lie in one Leucobacter allii genomic window:
- a CDS encoding major capsid protein yields the protein MAVSLAESKNNATTDVDVTVIDEFRKTGAVPDSLIFDDVVNPAGGGDTLAHSYRRLKTQATAATRAVNTEYTDQNVETELFTTELAVFGGSFSVDRVTRRIGPAASSNVALNMEQKIKAANAKFADLVINGDRAADSNAFDGLDKALTGSSTELGLTTVTDWTDFDTNARAEHKALDLIDEFLASLDGAPTLILGNRFSLARVRAAARRAGMYTRNPVEGLLGQDGRPIEREQYGNIVFADAGQKAGSTDEIIPVGTRTVGADSVTGLTDLYAYRVALDGFCGVSTIGGQLAQAYLPPNDTTSGALKRYEVEMGPVAVELRATKAAAVLRNVKVR from the coding sequence ATGGCTGTTTCGCTCGCAGAGTCCAAGAACAACGCCACCACCGACGTCGACGTCACCGTCATCGACGAGTTCCGCAAGACCGGCGCCGTGCCGGACTCGCTGATCTTCGACGACGTCGTCAACCCCGCCGGTGGGGGCGACACCCTCGCCCACTCCTACCGTCGCCTCAAGACCCAGGCGACCGCCGCCACTCGTGCGGTGAACACCGAGTACACCGACCAGAACGTCGAGACCGAGCTGTTCACGACCGAGCTCGCCGTTTTCGGTGGCTCGTTCTCCGTGGACCGCGTCACCCGACGTATCGGCCCCGCCGCGTCGAGCAACGTCGCGCTCAACATGGAGCAGAAGATCAAGGCCGCGAACGCGAAGTTCGCTGACCTCGTGATCAACGGCGACCGAGCGGCCGATTCCAACGCGTTCGACGGGCTCGACAAGGCCCTCACCGGGTCGTCCACCGAGCTCGGCCTCACGACGGTCACGGACTGGACCGACTTCGACACCAACGCGCGTGCCGAGCACAAGGCGCTCGACCTGATCGACGAGTTCCTCGCGAGCCTCGACGGAGCCCCGACGCTGATCCTCGGCAACCGGTTCTCGCTCGCCCGCGTGCGTGCTGCCGCCCGCCGCGCCGGCATGTACACCCGCAACCCCGTCGAGGGGCTGCTCGGGCAGGACGGCCGCCCGATCGAACGCGAGCAGTACGGGAACATCGTGTTCGCCGATGCGGGCCAGAAGGCGGGCTCGACCGACGAGATCATCCCCGTCGGCACCCGTACCGTCGGCGCGGACTCCGTCACCGGTCTGACGGATCTCTACGCCTACCGCGTCGCCCTCGATGGCTTCTGCGGTGTCTCCACGATCGGCGGGCAGCTCGCGCAGGCCTACCTGCCGCCGAACGACACGACCTCGGGCGCCCTCAAGCGCTACGAGGTGGAGATGGGCCCGGTCGCGGTCGAGCTCCGCGCCACGAAGGCCGCCGCGGTCCTGCGGAACGTCAAGGTCCGCTGA
- a CDS encoding P63C domain-containing protein produces the protein MSGAEENPGLFDPSEGGKARARKLTPEQRREIARRAAETRWDSSIPQAQYTGVLAIGDSRIDCAVLPDSTRVLSQGTVLSALGRAPSMGGRKSGDAARRAPFISAGNLDDFITPATLERLEPIRYRLPGQRFVSTGYRADALPMVCEVYLAARSAGALKDSQLAIAQAAELLMRSLAQVGIQALVDEATGYQEVRARDELQNLLKKYVSESFRPWVQVFPQEFFREIYRLYGWEYREGKTRHPQYIGKLINQYIYEPLPDGVLDELQRVNPRNESGNRPRKHHQHLTVDTGNEHLDKQIMAVTTLLQVSEDLDQFKELFARRFPKVSERRVLRVNVNDNDGVVTLFEDDWLTEVTS, from the coding sequence ATGTCAGGTGCAGAAGAAAACCCCGGACTCTTCGACCCCAGCGAGGGCGGGAAGGCGCGAGCGCGAAAGCTCACCCCCGAACAGCGTCGAGAGATCGCCCGCCGCGCCGCAGAAACCCGGTGGGACTCGTCCATCCCCCAAGCTCAGTACACCGGAGTCCTTGCCATCGGAGATAGCCGCATCGACTGCGCAGTCCTCCCTGACTCCACCCGCGTCCTGTCACAAGGCACCGTCCTTTCTGCACTCGGGCGAGCTCCATCGATGGGAGGACGCAAATCGGGCGACGCGGCAAGGCGAGCGCCCTTCATCAGCGCAGGGAATCTTGATGATTTCATCACCCCAGCCACGCTCGAACGGCTCGAGCCGATTCGGTACCGCCTGCCCGGACAACGCTTCGTCAGCACGGGCTACCGCGCTGACGCGTTGCCGATGGTGTGTGAGGTCTACCTGGCAGCTCGTTCGGCTGGTGCATTGAAGGACTCCCAGCTGGCAATCGCCCAGGCCGCAGAACTCCTGATGCGGAGCCTGGCTCAGGTCGGCATCCAGGCCCTGGTAGATGAAGCTACCGGCTACCAGGAAGTCCGCGCGCGTGATGAGTTGCAGAACCTTCTTAAGAAGTACGTCTCCGAGTCCTTCCGACCGTGGGTCCAGGTGTTCCCCCAGGAGTTCTTCAGGGAGATCTACCGCCTCTACGGCTGGGAGTATCGCGAGGGCAAGACGAGACACCCTCAGTACATCGGGAAACTGATCAACCAGTACATCTATGAGCCTCTCCCCGATGGTGTTCTCGATGAACTGCAGCGCGTCAATCCGAGGAATGAGAGCGGGAACCGTCCGCGTAAGCACCATCAGCATTTGACAGTTGATACCGGCAACGAGCATCTGGACAAGCAGATTATGGCCGTCACCACATTGCTCCAGGTCAGCGAGGACCTTGACCAGTTCAAGGAACTCTTCGCGAGGCGCTTCCCGAAGGTTTCCGAGCGGAGAGTCCTACGAGTGAACGTCAATGACAACGACGGCGTGGTGACACTCTTCGAGGACGACTGGCTCACCGAAGTCACCAGTTGA
- a CDS encoding minor capsid protein — protein sequence MISTNGEWHGDIVSAMLQGNAAEALNHGAELLRGYSVPLAPKDQGDLRGSAQVTPATPGNLEAHVSYDTPYAARQHEELDWRHDDGQAKYLEQPLEDHRDDLMQAIAARLGKGLP from the coding sequence ATGATCAGCACGAACGGCGAATGGCACGGTGACATCGTCTCGGCCATGCTGCAGGGCAACGCCGCCGAAGCGCTTAACCACGGCGCCGAGCTGCTGCGCGGCTACTCGGTGCCGCTCGCTCCGAAAGATCAAGGTGACCTTCGAGGTTCGGCGCAGGTGACGCCGGCGACGCCCGGGAACCTCGAAGCGCACGTCTCCTACGACACACCGTATGCGGCCCGGCAGCACGAAGAGCTCGACTGGCGCCACGACGACGGGCAGGCGAAGTACCTCGAGCAGCCACTCGAAGACCACCGCGACGACCTCATGCAGGCGATCGCGGCGCGTCTCGGGAAGGGGCTGCCGTGA
- a CDS encoding phage portal protein → MPMPAANSPWPPKAWQPAYAQYEENDAWLTGDTTTLQKLYRGEQATHTRRGQPLRGGLVGAASRFMWGRPVPAGEHRTRVHLPLAADLATLASDLQYSDPPVTDFADGQEQVTELAQARLDDILNGDAHHAMLNSMGEIKSALGATVIIPRWDVELEDHVWLDYAAADTVVPVFRHGRLVEVTLWSEYSDGTHVYWRHLEHHATGYIEHALYRGTKTNLGTRVPLQERPETEPYAALIDGESRIPTQIDRLTAGYLPNAPALAWRKQAALKDAGRSDFNQLPPLFDNADETWSSWMRDLKLGAGRLIVPEAYLRSNGPGAGASFDLFQEMFVGLQVPGSVGDGMDLTPNQFQIRVQEHSDTLDKVMLQILHKAGFSPSAWGLGDRSGSQATATEIQQREHRTETSRSKKNLYDRMVLSRMGSVALELDGILFPGKGGGRYDLNVVFPDISRTDPKVEAETIGLLKVAEAISTETAVRRANPDWEDDAIAEEVARIQKVKDAQRPPDPFGIDRVDDEPEE, encoded by the coding sequence ATGCCGATGCCTGCCGCGAACTCTCCCTGGCCGCCGAAGGCCTGGCAGCCGGCGTACGCCCAGTACGAGGAGAACGACGCCTGGCTCACCGGCGACACGACCACCTTGCAGAAGCTCTACCGAGGCGAGCAGGCCACGCACACCCGGCGCGGGCAGCCGCTCAGGGGCGGGCTCGTGGGCGCCGCGTCTCGCTTCATGTGGGGTCGCCCCGTCCCGGCGGGTGAGCACCGGACGCGCGTGCATCTGCCGCTCGCTGCGGACCTCGCGACGCTCGCCTCCGACCTGCAGTACTCGGATCCGCCCGTCACGGACTTCGCTGACGGTCAGGAGCAGGTCACCGAGCTCGCGCAGGCCCGCCTCGACGACATCCTCAACGGCGACGCACACCACGCGATGCTCAACTCGATGGGAGAGATCAAGTCCGCGCTCGGCGCCACGGTCATCATCCCCCGCTGGGACGTCGAGCTCGAGGACCATGTCTGGCTCGACTACGCCGCCGCAGACACCGTCGTCCCAGTCTTCCGGCATGGCCGCCTCGTCGAGGTCACGCTGTGGTCGGAGTACTCGGACGGCACGCACGTGTACTGGCGGCATCTCGAGCACCACGCCACGGGCTACATCGAGCACGCGCTCTACCGGGGCACGAAGACGAACCTCGGCACCCGAGTCCCGCTGCAGGAGCGTCCCGAGACGGAGCCCTACGCTGCCCTCATCGACGGGGAGTCGCGCATCCCCACGCAGATCGATCGGCTCACTGCCGGCTACCTGCCGAACGCTCCCGCGCTGGCCTGGCGAAAGCAGGCAGCCCTCAAGGATGCCGGCAGATCCGACTTCAACCAGCTTCCCCCGCTGTTCGACAACGCGGACGAAACATGGTCGTCCTGGATGCGGGACCTCAAGCTCGGCGCCGGCCGTCTCATCGTCCCCGAGGCGTACCTACGATCGAACGGGCCCGGCGCCGGGGCGTCGTTCGACCTGTTCCAGGAGATGTTCGTCGGCCTGCAGGTGCCCGGCAGTGTTGGCGACGGCATGGACCTCACCCCGAACCAGTTCCAGATCCGCGTGCAGGAGCACTCCGACACCCTCGACAAGGTGATGCTGCAGATCCTCCACAAGGCTGGCTTCTCTCCGTCCGCGTGGGGGCTCGGCGACAGGAGCGGATCGCAGGCGACTGCGACGGAGATCCAGCAGCGCGAGCATCGCACCGAAACGTCCCGGTCGAAGAAGAACCTCTACGACCGGATGGTGCTCTCCCGCATGGGGTCTGTCGCGCTTGAGCTCGACGGGATCCTCTTCCCGGGCAAGGGCGGCGGCCGGTACGACCTGAACGTCGTCTTCCCGGACATCTCCCGTACCGATCCGAAGGTTGAGGCGGAGACGATCGGGCTGCTCAAGGTGGCCGAGGCGATCAGCACGGAGACCGCGGTGCGGCGTGCGAACCCCGACTGGGAGGACGATGCGATCGCCGAGGAGGTCGCACGCATCCAGAAGGTCAAGGATGCACAGCGGCCCCCGGATCCGTTCGGCATCGACCGCGTCGACGACGAACCCGAGGAGTAG
- a CDS encoding DUF2746 domain-containing protein, with protein sequence MTEAVVVALITAASGVAVAVVGGIFLLLQNRRQKRRDAHVSEKLEVVREQVQNSHGTNLRDDLDRIADGLMQLGKNVEGLASDLRGVRRDIGRLDRRDIEDGADLRDLRQEFNRRVRTIEDTLNPKETP encoded by the coding sequence ATGACGGAGGCGGTCGTCGTCGCCCTCATCACCGCGGCCTCCGGTGTCGCGGTCGCTGTCGTCGGCGGCATCTTCCTGCTCTTGCAGAACCGGCGGCAGAAGCGTCGCGACGCCCACGTCTCGGAGAAGCTCGAGGTCGTGCGCGAGCAGGTGCAGAACAGCCACGGCACGAACCTCCGCGACGACCTCGACCGAATCGCCGACGGCCTGATGCAACTCGGCAAGAACGTCGAGGGTCTCGCCTCCGACCTCCGCGGAGTACGACGAGACATCGGCCGGCTCGATCGCCGCGACATCGAAGACGGCGCCGACCTGCGCGACCTGCGCCAAGAGTTCAACCGCCGCGTGCGAACTATCGAAGACACCCTGAACCCGAAGGAGACCCCGTGA
- a CDS encoding M23 family metallopeptidase, which yields MVYLQMPVEGVLTDAFGWRDPVYNAAGQLVVGEQLHSGRDIAAPEGTPIYAAAPGTVSRIWWDAFASGAGAGGWMIELDHGSGISTRYAHKQARSWRSLGEYVTTESVVGHVGSTGAATGAHLHFEVLIGGQFVDPDLHLHPRATADAPPPPPPPPPWEDTMQHFAGQSKRTAPQKIRENTLTRVQINDAGDVTLAWPPGDVVSITADVRLAGEPESRVEVTLVRETVVADKVTRTQRIGQSRGIVDSAGLAGLQVSGACPLEAGQRLRVLVQTQAGAGVSTIERVEYRGYARPA from the coding sequence ATGGTCTACCTGCAGATGCCGGTCGAAGGCGTGCTCACGGACGCCTTCGGTTGGCGCGACCCGGTCTACAACGCGGCGGGACAACTGGTCGTCGGTGAGCAACTGCACTCCGGGCGCGACATCGCGGCACCCGAAGGCACGCCGATCTACGCTGCGGCGCCGGGAACGGTATCCCGGATCTGGTGGGATGCGTTCGCGAGCGGCGCCGGCGCGGGCGGCTGGATGATCGAGCTCGACCACGGCTCCGGCATCTCTACCCGGTACGCGCACAAGCAGGCGCGCTCGTGGCGCAGCCTCGGCGAGTACGTCACCACCGAGTCGGTGGTCGGGCACGTCGGCAGCACCGGCGCCGCGACGGGCGCTCACCTGCACTTCGAGGTGCTCATCGGTGGCCAGTTCGTCGACCCCGACCTCCACCTGCATCCGCGCGCTACGGCCGATGCGCCACCCCCACCACCACCGCCACCACCTTGGGAGGACACCATGCAGCACTTCGCCGGCCAGTCGAAGCGCACCGCCCCGCAGAAGATCCGCGAGAACACGCTGACGCGCGTCCAGATCAACGATGCGGGCGACGTGACGCTCGCCTGGCCGCCCGGCGATGTCGTGTCGATCACGGCCGATGTGCGTCTCGCCGGAGAGCCGGAGTCCCGGGTCGAGGTCACGCTCGTGCGCGAGACGGTCGTGGCCGACAAGGTGACCCGGACGCAACGCATCGGCCAGTCGCGCGGCATCGTCGATTCGGCCGGGCTGGCCGGCCTGCAGGTGTCGGGGGCGTGCCCGCTCGAGGCGGGGCAGCGGCTCCGCGTGCTCGTGCAGACCCAGGCCGGCGCCGGGGTCTCGACGATCGAGCGCGTCGAGTACCGCGGATACGCGAGACCCGCATGA
- a CDS encoding SOS response-associated peptidase family protein, whose product MCASYGLDGSGRRIPMPDDLPPMSEQGPQQLLAEWAAAWGGKANTSRTRKDGRTNLNPIIWQDADGERRLDLAWWWLHVGGQPAKYTAFNSRDDALMSKWRKPFQHRAILPANWYAEGGKIWRLPDGELFGMAAIMAPRTVGNETTISYSLVTRAGVGEAATVITSRGDSRMPLVLPRDMHDDWLDPERPGDAELVTQVQHGSDEISRALTAA is encoded by the coding sequence ATGTGCGCGTCATATGGTCTCGACGGCAGCGGCCGCCGCATCCCCATGCCTGACGACCTCCCGCCGATGAGCGAGCAGGGGCCACAGCAGTTGCTCGCTGAGTGGGCGGCCGCGTGGGGCGGGAAGGCGAACACGAGCCGGACGAGGAAGGACGGCCGGACGAATCTGAACCCCATCATCTGGCAGGATGCCGACGGCGAGCGCCGGCTCGATCTGGCCTGGTGGTGGTTGCACGTCGGAGGGCAGCCCGCGAAGTACACCGCGTTCAACTCCCGGGATGACGCGTTGATGTCGAAGTGGAGGAAGCCCTTCCAGCACCGGGCCATCCTCCCCGCCAACTGGTATGCCGAGGGCGGTAAGATCTGGCGGCTTCCCGACGGCGAGCTCTTCGGCATGGCCGCGATCATGGCGCCGCGCACCGTCGGCAATGAGACGACGATCTCCTACTCGCTCGTGACCCGCGCCGGCGTCGGCGAGGCCGCGACAGTCATCACCTCCCGCGGCGACTCGCGGATGCCGCTCGTGCTGCCGCGCGACATGCACGACGACTGGCTCGACCCCGAGCGCCCGGGCGACGCCGAGCTCGTCACCCAGGTGCAGCACGGCTCCGACGAGATCTCTCGCGCGCTCACCGCGGCGTAA
- a CDS encoding phage tail tape measure protein, translating into MSFEVGRLSAALTLDGVQEFNRGLDQAGQKLKATGNEAKTASGQTSSFFQGVKQAATETPQQLTLMGSAFTKVGLAAGAAATVAIAKWANFDQAMSNVSAATHESAANMKLLEQAALDAGARTVFSATEAANAIEELAKAGVSTADILAGGLDGALDLAAAGGLGVADAAGIAATALKTFNLEGSDMSHVADLLAAGAGKAMGDVSDLSAAMNQSAMVANATGLSIEETTAGLAAFASQGLLGSDAGTSFKSMLQSLTPSSQAAADTMAELGISAYDSQGNFIGLAEFAGQLQGALSDLSVEQQQAALKTIFGSDAIRAATVLYSEGADGIREWEDAVSDQGYAADTAAARLDNLKGDLEALGGALDTAFIQSGSGANDALRDLVQLVTRAVDAYNELPAPLQSATVGAALLVAGVGLLGGAFMTATVKAYEFKTAAAELGLSGARARAGLGSLVTFLGGPWGIALGLATVTTLGFNRAMEESKVSAQEMEIALKQGKNGFEAMQAEAGKGLNVAWVYDMASSVSNLGAVLDENAGYANSFTKFFLQNFDDRSAIENVNELGRSLASMASTDLSEAASQFEAFGEAAGLNREQLGLALDEMPEFKSALLDAANAQGIATDEASLLALALGEVDVSASDSSSSATSAADAYMQQGDAAAEAAEALQGLIDALMRANGIGQDSEQANAAYQQTLADVQEHIANAQAGVDGFSASLDANTLEGAKNRDMFAGLAEDSQAVAQAQFDVESATLSAEDAAANYRARLEEGRNALIDQITALTGNRDAAVQFADQVYQIPDIHETEIMAETAKAQADVAAFTSALNDVPNEKWTSLFVNRGNSAEELQAHLDALNNIPGYRETVIATVMKQTGAPRGQVGAAYNFAGGIYGLHGQNFASGGLVSGIYRAVVGGIPKRGIDGTPHIFAEAEMGVPWEAYISGRSGSRSRNIDIALESLNRLGFPVVPASALRGVPRFADGGVTGGASSAPSASHSYAPSAGTAVSMQTNIYGAPGQSEDEIARIAEARIAYRLRGL; encoded by the coding sequence ATGAGCTTCGAAGTCGGTCGCCTCTCCGCCGCCCTCACTCTCGATGGCGTGCAGGAGTTCAATCGGGGCCTTGACCAAGCCGGCCAGAAACTCAAGGCCACCGGCAACGAAGCGAAGACCGCTTCCGGTCAGACGTCGTCCTTCTTCCAGGGCGTGAAGCAGGCCGCCACGGAGACCCCCCAGCAGCTCACCCTGATGGGGTCCGCCTTCACGAAAGTCGGTCTCGCTGCAGGAGCCGCAGCAACTGTCGCGATCGCGAAGTGGGCGAACTTCGATCAGGCCATGTCGAACGTGTCCGCAGCGACGCACGAGTCCGCGGCAAACATGAAGCTGCTCGAGCAGGCCGCACTCGATGCCGGGGCCCGGACCGTTTTCTCCGCGACGGAGGCCGCGAACGCGATCGAGGAGCTTGCGAAGGCGGGCGTCAGCACAGCCGACATACTCGCTGGCGGGCTCGACGGGGCCCTCGATCTCGCGGCCGCTGGCGGTCTCGGCGTGGCTGACGCTGCGGGCATTGCCGCCACCGCACTCAAGACATTCAACCTCGAGGGCTCGGACATGTCCCATGTCGCTGACCTTCTCGCCGCCGGCGCGGGCAAGGCGATGGGTGACGTGTCCGATCTCTCGGCAGCCATGAACCAGTCGGCGATGGTCGCGAACGCCACCGGGCTGTCGATCGAGGAGACCACGGCCGGCCTGGCCGCATTTGCTTCGCAGGGTCTTCTCGGCTCCGACGCGGGGACGTCGTTCAAGAGCATGCTGCAATCGCTGACGCCGAGCTCGCAGGCAGCCGCCGACACGATGGCAGAACTCGGGATCTCGGCGTACGACTCGCAGGGCAACTTCATCGGCCTGGCGGAGTTCGCTGGCCAGCTGCAGGGCGCACTTTCGGACCTGTCTGTGGAACAGCAGCAGGCTGCGCTCAAGACGATCTTCGGTAGCGACGCGATCCGCGCTGCGACCGTCCTCTACTCGGAGGGTGCGGACGGGATCCGCGAATGGGAAGATGCCGTCAGCGACCAGGGGTATGCAGCTGATACTGCTGCCGCCCGACTCGACAACCTGAAAGGCGACCTCGAAGCTCTTGGCGGCGCACTCGACACTGCATTTATCCAGAGCGGATCCGGAGCGAACGACGCCCTGCGTGATCTGGTGCAGCTCGTTACGAGGGCCGTCGACGCCTACAACGAGCTTCCCGCACCTCTGCAATCGGCCACGGTGGGAGCAGCACTACTCGTAGCCGGCGTCGGGCTGCTCGGCGGCGCGTTCATGACTGCGACGGTCAAGGCCTACGAGTTCAAGACGGCAGCCGCTGAGCTCGGCCTCAGTGGCGCGAGGGCAAGGGCTGGCCTCGGCTCCCTTGTCACGTTCCTGGGTGGTCCGTGGGGCATCGCACTTGGACTTGCGACGGTAACGACGTTGGGATTCAACCGCGCAATGGAGGAGTCCAAGGTCTCTGCTCAGGAAATGGAGATCGCGCTCAAGCAGGGGAAGAACGGCTTCGAAGCAATGCAAGCTGAGGCCGGTAAGGGCCTCAACGTGGCTTGGGTCTACGACATGGCATCGAGCGTAAGCAATCTGGGCGCAGTACTCGACGAGAACGCAGGCTACGCGAACAGCTTCACGAAGTTCTTCCTGCAGAACTTCGATGATCGGTCGGCTATTGAGAACGTCAATGAGCTCGGCCGCTCTCTGGCCTCGATGGCGTCCACTGATCTCTCGGAGGCTGCGTCCCAGTTTGAAGCGTTTGGAGAGGCCGCCGGGCTTAACCGGGAACAGCTTGGGCTCGCCCTTGATGAGATGCCCGAGTTCAAATCGGCTCTGCTCGATGCCGCGAACGCTCAGGGGATCGCAACGGACGAGGCATCGTTGCTCGCTCTCGCGCTCGGAGAGGTCGACGTTTCGGCCAGCGACAGTTCCTCGAGCGCGACATCGGCCGCCGATGCGTACATGCAGCAAGGGGACGCTGCAGCGGAAGCCGCCGAGGCCCTGCAGGGGCTTATCGATGCGCTGATGAGGGCGAATGGGATTGGGCAGGACAGCGAGCAAGCGAACGCCGCCTACCAGCAGACACTCGCCGACGTGCAAGAGCACATCGCCAATGCGCAGGCCGGAGTGGATGGGTTCTCGGCATCCCTGGATGCGAACACCCTTGAGGGCGCGAAGAACCGCGATATGTTCGCAGGCCTCGCCGAGGATTCGCAGGCCGTCGCGCAGGCACAGTTCGACGTCGAGTCGGCAACGCTGAGCGCGGAGGACGCCGCTGCCAACTACCGCGCCCGACTCGAAGAGGGACGAAACGCCCTAATCGACCAGATTACCGCGCTCACGGGGAACCGTGACGCTGCGGTGCAGTTCGCTGATCAGGTCTACCAGATCCCCGATATCCATGAGACGGAGATCATGGCGGAGACCGCAAAGGCGCAAGCGGATGTCGCGGCCTTCACCTCGGCACTGAACGACGTACCAAATGAAAAGTGGACGAGTCTGTTCGTCAACCGTGGAAACTCGGCGGAGGAACTTCAGGCGCATCTCGATGCGCTGAACAACATTCCTGGCTACAGGGAAACCGTCATCGCCACGGTCATGAAGCAGACCGGAGCACCTCGTGGTCAGGTTGGCGCGGCGTATAACTTTGCCGGCGGAATCTATGGCCTCCACGGTCAGAACTTCGCCAGCGGGGGGCTTGTGTCCGGCATCTACCGCGCAGTTGTCGGCGGAATCCCGAAACGCGGCATCGACGGAACCCCGCACATCTTCGCAGAGGCGGAGATGGGCGTTCCGTGGGAGGCGTACATCTCGGGCCGGTCCGGGTCGCGGAGTCGGAACATCGACATCGCCCTCGAGTCACTGAACCGCCTTGGATTCCCAGTCGTCCCGGCTTCCGCACTGCGTGGCGTGCCGCGCTTTGCGGATGGCGGGGTCACCGGCGGAGCGTCCTCAGCGCCTTCGGCGTCCCACTCTTACGCCCCATCAGCAGGAACGGCGGTGAGCATGCAGACCAACATCTACGGCGCCCCTGGGCAGTCCGAGGACGAGATCGCACGCATCGCGGAAGCCCGCATCGCCTACCGGCTGCGGGGGCTGTGA
- a CDS encoding phage minor capsid protein encodes MVEQWPGDSPAAWIDDIGHAIAERYRRIEDALRATLERLADQHLDTPADTIARYPAIQELREQAERLVLQVDPEKLAKWATEEAASGASAEISRALLDFPAYAARGVSKVTSLTAGGAYAVAAVELDLRDSLRALNARILRAPVDAYQAMTSKHVGSLLTGMTTSRALHRRILDEYIAEGITGFTDKGGRRWTIGAYSEMATRSAAARAWRDQSVASMTAAGITTFTPVIGSSACSKCGAWQGKIVTDGGPIGDIVVPHAITGEPTTIHVDATLDQMRASGWGHPNCRCTLVPGLPGGPDPTQYSTHDPQKKADREKLRALERDVRQAKRDGDPMEIGEAQAALREHVEETGIIRREYREQLPFADGGDRNPRGRTAPTTTSVRRPGSLFIPEGLDVGAHELSTAARMQELGYNVSFRPLAHGHNVKNPDVVMDGVIWEFKAPLGGGKNTVDHQMARARKQSNRLVLDLRRSTLDDAHSIEQVRRRLSSERKLTHVIVIGHDGSVTFLER; translated from the coding sequence ATGGTCGAGCAGTGGCCCGGCGACTCCCCCGCCGCGTGGATCGACGACATCGGACACGCGATCGCGGAACGCTACCGCCGCATTGAGGACGCGCTGCGTGCGACGCTCGAGCGGCTCGCCGACCAGCACCTCGACACCCCGGCCGACACGATCGCCCGCTACCCTGCGATTCAGGAACTGCGGGAACAGGCCGAGCGCTTGGTACTGCAGGTCGACCCGGAAAAGCTCGCGAAGTGGGCGACCGAGGAGGCGGCGTCGGGGGCGTCGGCGGAGATCTCCCGCGCCCTCCTCGACTTCCCCGCCTACGCAGCGCGCGGCGTCTCGAAGGTGACGTCGCTCACCGCCGGCGGCGCCTACGCTGTGGCCGCGGTCGAGCTCGACCTGCGCGACAGCCTGCGCGCCCTGAACGCCCGGATTCTGCGCGCACCTGTCGACGCCTACCAGGCGATGACGTCCAAGCACGTCGGATCCCTGCTCACGGGGATGACGACGTCGCGGGCGCTCCACCGTCGCATCCTCGACGAGTACATCGCCGAGGGCATCACGGGCTTCACCGACAAGGGCGGCCGCCGGTGGACAATCGGCGCCTACTCCGAGATGGCAACACGGAGCGCCGCTGCGCGCGCCTGGCGAGACCAGTCCGTCGCATCCATGACCGCGGCCGGCATCACGACGTTCACGCCCGTGATCGGCTCATCGGCCTGCTCAAAGTGCGGTGCCTGGCAGGGAAAGATCGTCACTGATGGCGGCCCCATCGGCGACATCGTCGTGCCGCATGCGATCACCGGGGAGCCGACGACGATCCACGTCGATGCGACGCTCGACCAGATGCGCGCGAGCGGGTGGGGACACCCCAACTGCCGCTGCACGCTCGTGCCTGGCCTCCCGGGCGGTCCGGATCCGACGCAGTACTCGACGCACGACCCGCAGAAGAAGGCCGACCGGGAGAAGCTGCGCGCGCTCGAGCGGGACGTGCGGCAGGCGAAGCGCGACGGCGATCCCATGGAGATCGGCGAAGCGCAGGCCGCTCTGCGCGAGCACGTCGAGGAGACCGGGATCATCCGCCGCGAGTACCGCGAGCAGCTCCCGTTCGCGGACGGTGGCGATCGGAACCCTCGTGGTCGCACCGCGCCGACGACGACTTCGGTGCGCCGGCCAGGATCGTTGTTCATCCCCGAGGGCCTGGACGTTGGTGCGCACGAGCTGAGCACTGCGGCACGCATGCAGGAGCTCGGGTACAACGTGTCGTTCCGGCCTCTCGCCCACGGTCACAATGTGAAGAACCCGGACGTCGTCATGGACGGCGTCATCTGGGAGTTCAAGGCACCACTCGGCGGCGGCAAGAACACCGTCGACCATCAAATGGCTCGGGCGAGGAAGCAGAGCAACAGGCTCGTCCTCGATCTGCGCCGGTCAACTCTCGATGACGCGCACTCGATTGAGCAGGTTCGCCGGCGGCTCTCGTCGGAGCGGAAGCTCACGCACGTCATCGTGATCGGCCACGACGGTTCGGTCACGTTCCTTGAGCGGTGA